CCCTGCACGAATGTGTTATTGCCATTTTTAACAAGCTGCTACACCGATTAGAGGGCAGAGCAATAGAACTGGACAGAGTCCATCATATGTTTGGCGGGAGGATGCGGAATTCTAACCAACCGAGAGATGTTATATGCCGTGTCCACTTTTACAGGCAGAAAGAAGAAATCCAACGTTTGGTGTGGGAACAGGGCCCGGTGAATTTCAACGGGGCTGAAATCACAATTCTACCCgatgtctccagactgaccctcaaAAGTAGGAGATTGATCCGTCCCCTGCTGGACGCTGCATGCAGGGCAGACGCGACCTAGAaatggggccatccattccacctgATTCTCCGTAAATGTAGTCGCCTCTTCGCGTCTGGTCCCCAGCGGATTTAGAGGGGGCGTTCTCCTTCTTGGATGTCCCAGTTGGTCCTAAGCCAGACTGGACTGCTTCCTTGGACACTTCTCCAGTAAACGAATAAATGCTGAGGGCTACTCAGATCTTAATCCGTCGATTGCAGAGGGGTCTTGGTTCCCTCTGGACTGCATCGGGTCCAGGGCACTCATATGTGAACATGTGCATACCTCCTTTAACACCTCATTTAACTTTACAGCCCAGAAAACAAGCCAGTTGCCTACTCCAGTGATGGATTACctcaggggttaaaggggttgtcccacgatgaCCAGttaagttatacacttctgtatggccatatacatgcactttgtaatatacatcgtgcatgaaatatgtgccatacagaagttatatactcaccttccctgcgctggcgtccccgtctccatggtgccgtctaatttcagcatctaatcgcccgattagacgcgcttgcgcagaagggtcttctcccttctggttggtccgggcacaagcggcgttctgtCTCCGCCccctctacgcgtcatcgcgtagctccgccccgtcacgtatgccgattccagccaatcaggaggctggaatcggcaatggaccgcacagagcccatagtgcaccatgggagaagacccgcagtgcatcgtgggtgaagatcccggctgccatcttggaggaaaagaaggaagaagttgcagagaggggattcgggtaagtacattttttttttaaatttcaacacattccttgggtttgtcctgcgttgAACGGGGAGcctatgcaagaaaaaaaaaacgtttcggcgcgggacaacccctttaatctctaaGCTTTCATTTTGTGGCTGTGTGAATTTCCAAAATTATATCGAGACGATCTGCAATTATTAGTTTAATGCAGGGAGTCATTTATTAAATAGAGGggggcttctatttttttttcctttcacttCTTTTACTTTCTTGGGTACTTTAATTACTGTCTCTACCTTTACATAGTTCTATACGCTATTGACCATGTCACGGAACACCTCTAATCTTTCAATTCTTTCCATTAACCCGCAGGGCTTAAATGTACCAGAGAAAGGCCCTCCATCCTCCGTTTTCTTTGAAAGAGAAGAACACAGGTGGCTTTTGTCCAGGAAACCCATTTCCAGACGAACGCAACCCCCAGGTTCTCAGATGCAAGGTTTCCAAATGCATACCATAGCACAAATCCAGAATCCAAATCGAAGGGTGTTTCAATCCTCATCGCCAACTCAGTGCCGTAGGAACACTTAGAGACGCTCTGTGATCCAGGAGGTAGATATCTTTTTTCTGAAAGGCAAGCTCGCCAGCACACCAGTCAAACTTGCAGCAGTCTAGTTCCCTaactccaaccaggtgacttTTTTAGAAAGGATCTTGGAGGATTTAGAAAAATTCAAGGATGGCATTCTGATACTAGGGGGGGACTTTAAAGTTTCATTAGATCCACATAAAGACACGTCCAGAGGTAGCAGTAGCCTTCCACTAAATACACACCGTAGGATCAGGAAAACACTTCACAAATTCCAACTTATAGACGTATGGTGGGTCCTGTATCCTCCACTAAAGATTATACATTCTTTTCCCCACCACACAACACATATTCCAGAATTGATTACTTTTTAATCCATCACTCAGCCCTGACAACGCGCACCACAGCGGACATAGATAATATAACATTCTCAGATCACGCCCTGATTACTTTATCATTACCACTTCCAACTGTACATAATAGAGCTTGGCACTGGTGCCTCAATGAGTCCTTGGTTCATGACTAgggattagcgagtatactcgctaaagcactactcgctcgagtaatgtgctttagacgagtatgtccctgctcgtccctgaagattcgggagccgccgcagctgacaggtgagttgcggcggggagcaggggagagcaggcgggagagagggagagagagatctcccctccgttcctccgctctctcccgcagctccctgctccgcggcggcccccgaatcttcagggacaagcagggagatactcggctaaagcacattactctaacgagtagtgctttagcgagtatactcgctcatccctattcatgaCCCAATAACTTCAGGAGAAATTCACAAGGCACTACAAGACTATTTTGAGCATAACAATACACCGGATTTAGACCCGTTTACTATATGGGAGGCACACAAATGCGTCATCCGGGGCTTTTGCGTAAGCCTTGGATCCTGCATCAAGAAAGAACACAGTGCAGACCTCTGAGGGCTGCTAGACCAGATTCAGGCTCTAGAATTTACTCACAAATCTACTCAGGACAGATTATTGGGAGCAGAGCTGACCCAACTTAGAGAGAAGGTGCGCTCGCATTGTTTGGGGCAGGCAAAGGAGAATCTTACAAAATGCAGACGCCACTTTTTTGAATTCGgtaacaagtagagatgagcgagcaccaaaatgctcgggtgctcgttactcgagacgaaattttcgcgatgttcgggggttcgtttcgagtaacgaaccccattgaagtcaatgggcaactcgagcatttttgtatatcgccgatgctcgctaaggttttcatttgtgaaaatctaggcatttcaagaaagtgatgggaacaacacagcaacagatagggcaggcgaggggctacatgctgggctgcatctcaagttcccaggtcccactattaaaccacaatagcggcaagagtgccccccccaacaatttttacttctgaaaaaccctcattagcaaggcataccttagctaagcaccacactacctccaacaaagcacaatcactgcgtgcatgacactccactgccacttctcctgggttacatgctgcccaacacccccccccccccccccgcacgacccagtgtccacagggcacaccaaagtgtccctgcgcagtcttcagctgccctcatgccacacgctggcctcatagccacaccaccctcatgtctatttataagtgccatGAGGAGGTGTTgtagaattcctttgtggaaccacggcttactcaatttggaatgtttacacccttccatattaattctgaattgataatgcgcataagaattttccacactgacacaggttcagcatgtaaaagcttcctcaattctcctaTAATGTTGGGCccgtagcctcttttaaagagtttaacatatgggcaggtcaaaagattacatagatacaacgtattgtttaattattggataagcatcttgcaattcttccatcctccggtcatctgtgattggccatcaggtggtggattagaTGAGAGGGTTGTCTTGGCcgacgtgtggttccttcgatatgattggatgttacatcatgaactataaattgcacaaacctcccatgttatttgcatatgtttccagtaaaattgcttgggtaattattgcggtagctgtttcagactgcggttatctatgtctgagttatacttctcctaaaggcacgaacagctggaaaaaaaaaaaaaaaaaaatatatatatatatatatagattggtttcatgttggcttccccatgtcagcagagttataaaacagatattttcatatgagcggaagtacctattgcataactgtaagaacattacatttgtagcaagacagaaaacaaatatgtatacaggatgttaaattgacaactgtctactgccaaggacCACCGacccatatagatatatattggatttccactacagaccccccttgaaactatctgtttcactaaactcgccctgctccgtcccacccccaccgctgaccctagactcgcattgtgttgtacactggagctattgctgtcatgggggtataggatggttcgacatcatcgtattctggatccatgatgacgacgtttgcgctgacagtgggctttttgttggacatcgtagtgagacaggtggaccaggcagtcatcaggggcggaatacactgtatgcaacaacaaacagaaattaggatgactataaaggtgacaaatgtaattaataacttccttatcaggataaactcttgtgtagaacgttttggaaactcagtagagtggcgatctttcacaactgtcgcctaGGCtgcaaatgcccctctgatacctaggtgtgggttctaattcaaaggttgtgggttcatggacatgtggaggtctaggctatcacctgggatctcgaggcattaggttagcagaggtgcggcttttactatttcaggtaaacactgcataacttgtgtagacgCTACCTTgattcatcgacaagagtgcaaaatcagaactatctaattactgatcaatatgactgaacccctgtctcattagtaagtgcatgatcgtatctgttagtctggaaggaaaaaactacaaggtgattatttccacttcccttttccagacgcggcaaggtaacaggaccaggggcgttgtaacaccggcatgttgcgtggcatgagcagagtgcactgcagataaaataaagcaaaatcttagcgaaaacctattacagtgttctaaatacacaatgtttaaaAACTTATTTTTCCTATTCTACTGTTAGGTATGTGCCTGactgaggaaacagactaaggttagctcttattagttagtgcggtcagcttcttaatggcaactgcgtctttacctgcgggtcacgtgttgtctggaatgtaggtacaagtctcccctatcatcttacagacactcccttttttggctaaaatcgtacctagtgccattctattttgaaaagtcatagtcaaggtaggtcctattggtcgactagtccctataaggcgtctctagtataacttataaattgcttctaattataataaacataattaatccagtcaacgttttatttagcataatgatcagaaaaatggactcgaatctagctttaacgtggtctctaagttttaaaaaactcgtcaggtaccccccttggctgtcctatgacgtcaatgtacatgtgtaggtcaaaactatcaccaggagcctctcttctcactctagtgtgctgttacaatactagtagtatgcacaggtacgcacggattggactccctgatcttcacccacaccaatgtccctcctggagatagtcctgatggtgaacacgtccaggccgcctaccctgaccctacactacctagtgacaagactggaaagagccgtcgtacctatgcagaaaacaagggtagaccaacatgacaggataactacagaacacagcagagttggatcaagatagagtaactatgggggctaacctcattatcttcaatgctgtatgacaggatgtggaggagcataaaggctttactaaggcacactcccctgtccaattactttccagacatgatgtcacattatttcacctatgaagtgtgtaccttcgtttacctcattcacttccggtaccctgtatctgcagattacctcattcatgagcttctgtgtggttatctgctcatttaccttagtatcagggtggacctccaacctgaaaaaaaaaactcgagcaacaacaagcacatattcatactccccaacaggtgtgagctgaatgtggtcaaattggcaatctctgaaatgggtagagtgctCAAGgtaagtgttatatggccaccttacttctgtccggactcgcatatggcaaagatcatgctaactggacaaatgatgcagcagctacagagaacctaggtgtcacccattcttgttcagtgtcgacgtcatcgctgcttttgattctgtgtaccagttgggccatcatgggggacagggacctctgtaggcaagttctgttgattgttcgccatacgccgtcccgttctgttgctcccgtcttttagcccattttgctttccttcctcgttgacttgtaactgtaaagtccttgacatatcaaagtccaaagtctttatcaaagtccaaagtctttatcaaagtccaaagtctttgccactgactcatgctgtcagtatctattcttccacggcttgagggccgctgcctttgctgtgttgtcggcgagggtggcgtctctcgcttctccattgccaggtagtagtagtaaggTTTCCATGAGACTGTGCacagctgcaccattcttaattggctgtcctactgagataacaagctgtctggccttccatattgggccataatcatgagctatgccaaatgcattccaggagtcagtgtaaagagtggcctcttaccttctaccactccacacgcctcagtgagggcctccgattccgcttcttgccctgagacatgcggaggcagagcttctgcgtttaggacatcttgttgtgtgacctctgcatatctggttcggagtcttcaatcctcaccctgataccatctacaaaagaaaactcaaaatatgcatcattaacagtgtgtacatcactacaataatgtcagaatcttgttgcacagaattttaaacaattaaaaaaaaatagctgatctgccatactcagatcacctatgcctcccctcccccgtttgaaccggaatacctgattaaaagaagagtagccgggttcaaggtattacaacattgggaagaaatattgggggaggtatggaaagagcacattgtagccggatctaataggccagagataagtgcttgggttgcacttgcatgagtatgttctggatgtcatttggggtgtggaccactagggggtagtccaataccaacttagaggatttgtcagccattgcctgtactgctgccaccacacaaacagatgagggagctcctcgagtcactggatccaacctcatggagtagtatctcagtggccgtggttgtcctccgtgcctttgtgtcaatactgtcgtatgggcggcagtatgaaacaatgCCCAGAAAGGTGCgaaatttggcaacgggtgtatgtacaggtatggcctggccaggagaacaacctttcttgcagaacttggttagtctttggatgcCTCCAGGCCTTCTACAAGGGAAATTAACGGTGAAATTGTGGCGggtcggcagtttttccaaagcatcagcacacagcacctaacatgcgtggctgacccttcccccttctttttttttttttaaactagggggatactgtttgacccaggggtgtgtatctttTTCTTCCTGGCTAGCTATGATTCTTACCACCCTCCCTTATACAAGGGaagcatcatctagctccacccctctgagtgtggcggTATACCTACTTCCTTATTTTCTCATTCAATGTtggcagtcctcggatacacatcacaacccaataaagataaagtcttatgcatcacacaatttatattttacaaattacgggtcaatctgccccgttcctcatgtggatacctggccttatcgttacctgcttgttacccgttcttcggcttctctgcagtttctcttactccctgtacttGATTTTAACGTTTATTAAATTTAACTATTCAAACCAGTTTAAACTATCTAAATTTAACTTCCCTAGGACTGCAGCAtcataacttcctctttttaaaatctctcgctcccgtgacagcccagagacaggattacaagggagaacgtggctaattttacTATTACAACAGCTTTTGTCCCAGACTCGTTCCTGGTCGTCCTTCCGGCGACCttgcagatgcagtcttagatgccgggcatctccgtCTGATTGGTAATATACTGCAATTCTccctatttactgaactgttatacaactcaactgttatattgaacgctggcgtCCTTGGCATGTGTTGATACTGACGCCATTCCAGCCCGCCTTTTCTCCCTCTGACTGACatactatgttgtaactttacggtcacaaatgtttgtaactttgtattcttaagagcccccacaggatgtgagtggcatataactttttacatttgtctgACGGATGTATAACaaggattagattacataacaagacatccgTAGTAGTTATTTGTTacagcacatgaatttgctttGCTTCTATTCAATCTTacacacttcctctttttaaatgtcgttagcagccttttttttctccaaacaattatactttcacttacgggcacaagcctatacttttaacgtttaacaattcaaaggcaacacagtttagtagtctgccttactagaagggatccaataatgcaatctACCCTaaaaagtataggcttgtgcccgtaagtgaaagGGGGGTCTGTAGTCTCCAAGTTGCTTTATAGCCTTCACTTGTTCCTCCAGGTACTCCGATTCCAAGAAGTCACAGAGCTGAGGGTCAACCTTCTCAGAAGCCACTTTGTGAAGATCTAGAAGGGTCTGGTTCACAGTCTTCTCCAGCTGCAGAGCTGCCTGCATGGCATCCAGAGTATTGGTCCACTCATCACGCTCAGGTTTCTTAACATCCTGCAGGACAACACGACCCCCACGTTTGTTCTGATACTTCATAAACTTCTCAGCATGCTCTCGCTCTTCATGGCTCTGCTCCTTGAAGAACTTGGCCACATTATGAAGGGCTACATCATCACGGTCAAAGTAGAAGGACATGGAGAGATAGGTGTAGGAGGCATAGAGCTCCATGTTCACCATGCGGTTAATGGCAGCCTCACAGTCACGGTGGAAGTTCTGGCGCACCTGGGATTCCATTGCAGCTTCTAGATGGTTTTCTGGCACAAAAAAAGTTTCAATGCAGGAATAGAAAAGGTTGCAGGAAGGCGCAGAGGACTCAGAGAGGGTTCCGTTCAATCACTGTTGaagcaagaacacgtctcttatccaaggaggggctggaagggtgtaaacattccttttatatcttatgacaggttcttatcacgtgatcgagacttaaaagtACCTGTCGTGCAGTTCCAAATCTATCCGCCttgcacggcacataggcaagcctggagttagccacacaggtatagataattaatttatcttaccgtgttctgatgatttggtgggcccgctaagtccaaggttgtctatgtccgtgccttgtgtccgagctctttggagcctatcgatcacgtcCCATCTGGGtcgccactgtcgtagaattcctttgtggaaccacggcttactcaatttggaatgtttacacccttccatattaattctgaattgataatgcgcataagaagtttccacactgacacaggttcagcatgtaaaagcttcctcaattctcctttaatgttgggcccgtagcctcttttaaagagtttaacatatgggcaggtcaaaagattacatagatacaactaattattggataagcatcttgcaattcttccattctccggtcatctgtgattggccatcaggtggtggattagaTGAGAGGGTTGTCttggcccacgtgtggttccttcgatatgattggatgttacatcatgaactataaattgcacaaacctcccacgttatttgcatatgtttccagtaaaattgcttgggtaattattgcggtagctgtttcagactgtggttatctatgtctgagttatacttctcctaaaggcacacactgcagagggttggcacggccaggcagccaccctctttaaagggggcggcgcgatagcccataatgctgtacagaagcaatgagaaatccaatcctgtgccacctccgtcaggagctgcacacgtgggcatagcaatggggaacccatgtgccacaaactattcattctgtcaaggtgtctgcatgccccagtcagactggggttttttataaaaagtcacaggcaggtacaactccacaatgggaattccgtgtgcacccacagcatgggtggctccttggaacccaccagctgtacataaatgtatcccattgcagtgcccagcacagctgaggtaacgtccgattaaatgcaggtggtctttggcccacactgcatgccccagtctgaccggggtttttaatacatagacactggcaggtacaaatccctaatgtgaagtccctgtggacccacggcatgggtggctccctgaaacccaccggcggtacataaatatatcccattgcattgcccatcacagctgaggtaacgtgaggtttaatgcaggtgggcttcggcccacactgcatgccccagtcagactggggttctttataagtagacacatgcagttacaactccgtgtggaccgacagcattg
The nucleotide sequence above comes from Eleutherodactylus coqui strain aEleCoq1 chromosome 2, aEleCoq1.hap1, whole genome shotgun sequence. Encoded proteins:
- the LOC136610217 gene encoding ferritin, higher subunit-like, which codes for MESQVRQNFHRDCEAAINRMVNMELYASYTYLSMSFYFDRDDVALHNVAKFFKEQSHEEREHAEKFMKYQNKRGGRVVLQDVKKPERDEWTNTLDAMQAALQLEKTVNQTLLDLHKVASEKVDPQLCDFLESEYLEEQVKAIKQLGDYRPPFHLRAQAYTF